The proteins below are encoded in one region of Tessaracoccus aquimaris:
- a CDS encoding aminotransferase class V-fold PLP-dependent enzyme, giving the protein MGLPTIATVAATREALDAWAVAGVHYSRWEADMERSRQRWARMAGVPERLVGTTSSVVPPLAGVFVALARRQGDVVLHDDEFQSIALPASAAFGDRVRRVAGPYTSETFIRAISKGCGVVALSSISSATGERVDLERVLDAAEAVGAQVVVDATQSAGIVGLGCHARRLAALAVAGYKGLLSARGTGYVYVAEGLALPPIFAASPYGMTPSGRGSYGFPAEPLPGGHGLSQSPSWLSWAGAECGLELLESLDPALIESHATGLAARLSDALAEGGVATLPTEVASPIVSVPLRDPHPVAEALEAAGLRAAIRLGRLRIGFHLYSTTDDADRAVETLLAVDHHLERT; this is encoded by the coding sequence ATGGGGCTGCCGACCATCGCGACGGTCGCCGCGACGAGGGAGGCCCTCGACGCGTGGGCCGTCGCGGGCGTCCACTACTCCCGCTGGGAGGCCGACATGGAGCGCTCCAGGCAGCGCTGGGCCAGGATGGCGGGCGTGCCGGAGCGCCTCGTCGGGACGACCTCGTCGGTCGTGCCGCCGCTGGCCGGGGTGTTCGTCGCCCTTGCCCGACGCCAGGGCGATGTCGTGCTCCACGACGATGAGTTCCAGTCGATCGCGCTGCCCGCGAGCGCCGCCTTCGGGGACCGCGTCAGACGGGTCGCCGGCCCCTACACCAGCGAGACCTTCATTCGGGCCATCTCGAAGGGCTGCGGCGTGGTGGCGCTGTCGTCGATCTCCTCGGCCACCGGCGAGCGGGTCGACCTGGAGCGGGTGCTCGACGCCGCAGAGGCGGTCGGCGCCCAGGTCGTGGTCGACGCGACCCAGTCGGCGGGCATCGTCGGCCTCGGCTGCCACGCCCGGCGGCTCGCCGCGTTGGCGGTCGCCGGCTACAAGGGCCTCCTGTCGGCCAGGGGCACCGGCTACGTCTACGTGGCCGAGGGCCTCGCGCTGCCACCGATCTTCGCTGCCAGCCCCTACGGCATGACGCCCAGCGGGCGCGGCTCCTACGGCTTCCCCGCGGAGCCGTTGCCGGGCGGGCACGGGCTGAGCCAGTCCCCGAGTTGGCTCAGTTGGGCGGGTGCGGAGTGCGGGCTCGAACTGCTCGAGAGCCTCGACCCAGCACTGATCGAGTCCCACGCGACCGGCCTTGCCGCGCGCCTCTCCGACGCCCTGGCGGAGGGCGGCGTCGCGACGCTCCCCACCGAGGTCGCCTCGCCGATCGTGTCCGTCCCGCTGCGCGACCCGCACCCCGTCGCCGAGGCGCTCGAGGCCGCCGGGCTCCGCGCGGCGATCCGGCTCGGCCGCCTCCGGATCGGCTTCCATCTCTACTCCACCACCGACGACGCGGACCGGGCCGTCGAGACCCTCCTCGCCGTCGATCACCACCTCGAAAGGACCTGA
- a CDS encoding Gfo/Idh/MocA family protein yields the protein MSLNIAVVGAGFMGELHARTVKESTAATLVGVVDLNETVGRPVAEGLGVAYLPSVAEALAGGTVDAFIVALPDKLHEDAAVEILRAGKPVLLEKPMAHTLEVARRIAAAAEEGGARLMVGQIMRFDPRYAGAAAAVRDGKIGEPLHFKAGRIASRAVGTRMNGSSSVLFYVGIHDVDAVQWITGQPITRVYSRAVRKLMPSLGVESEDAILSVVDLANGGVGELFNGWTRPEDTPVQIDGRLELFGTEGIVEIDVRDHGMKIYGKDAFELPDALHWPEVNGLIGGDLAAEVAHFVDAVAHDKPFVITVEEALRDVAVNDAILRSVDSGVPEDVEQI from the coding sequence ATGTCCCTCAACATCGCAGTGGTCGGGGCCGGCTTCATGGGCGAGCTGCACGCGCGCACCGTCAAGGAGTCGACCGCGGCGACGCTGGTCGGCGTCGTCGACCTGAACGAGACGGTCGGCCGTCCGGTCGCCGAAGGCCTGGGCGTCGCCTACCTCCCGTCGGTCGCCGAGGCGCTCGCGGGCGGGACGGTCGACGCGTTCATCGTGGCTCTTCCGGACAAACTGCACGAGGACGCCGCCGTCGAGATCCTCCGCGCGGGCAAGCCAGTGCTGCTCGAGAAGCCGATGGCCCACACCCTCGAGGTGGCCCGCCGGATCGCCGCGGCCGCCGAGGAGGGCGGCGCCCGGCTGATGGTCGGGCAGATCATGCGGTTCGACCCCCGCTACGCGGGCGCCGCCGCCGCGGTACGCGACGGCAAGATCGGCGAACCGCTGCACTTCAAGGCGGGCAGGATCGCCAGTCGCGCCGTCGGCACCCGGATGAACGGCTCCTCCAGCGTGCTGTTCTACGTCGGCATCCACGACGTCGACGCCGTGCAGTGGATCACCGGACAGCCCATCACCCGCGTCTACTCGCGCGCGGTTCGCAAGCTGATGCCATCGCTCGGCGTCGAGTCTGAGGACGCCATCTTGTCGGTCGTCGACCTCGCCAACGGCGGCGTCGGCGAACTGTTCAACGGCTGGACCCGCCCCGAGGACACCCCGGTGCAGATCGACGGCCGCCTCGAACTGTTCGGAACCGAGGGCATCGTCGAGATCGACGTGCGCGACCACGGCATGAAGATCTACGGCAAGGACGCATTCGAACTGCCGGACGCGCTCCACTGGCCCGAGGTCAACGGGCTGATCGGCGGCGACCTGGCCGCGGAGGTCGCCCACTTCGTCGACGCCGTCGCGCACGACAAGCCGTTCGTCATCACCGTCGAGGAGGCGTTGCGCGACGTCGCCGTCAACGACGCCATCCTGCGCTCGGTCGACTCCGGGGTGCCGGAGGACGTGGAACAGATCTGA
- a CDS encoding ABC transporter permease produces the protein MSAVAATRATPAAPAGERVRALIVRFAPQLLLILLLIGVALINPVTISPNNLVNIALNAVPIAVLGLGAMWILIAGGLDLSAGFGVAMCALVLGGGIQQGQPLVVTLLMCIAAGLALGLINGLLVSVLAMPPFIATLATMAAVQGIVLLLGKQGTVIINDPVLSGLGSVRPLGIPLLVIVAALIAVAVAALARWSRFGLYTYGLGSNKHAMAARGAPVLSQTLLVYLFGGLMVALTAILLVAKVQIVDTNIANTNLLLDAFAATIIGGTSLFGGKGSVIGTITGAVIISLISTSLVVLGVSAESVNFFKGVTIVGAVMIDAAIRFLDKRESA, from the coding sequence GTGAGTGCCGTTGCCGCCACGCGCGCGACGCCCGCCGCCCCGGCAGGGGAGCGGGTCCGCGCCCTCATCGTGCGGTTCGCGCCGCAACTGCTGCTGATCCTGCTGCTGATCGGGGTGGCGCTGATCAACCCCGTGACCATCAGCCCCAACAACCTCGTCAACATCGCGCTCAACGCAGTGCCCATCGCGGTGCTCGGCCTCGGCGCGATGTGGATCCTGATCGCCGGCGGGCTCGACCTGTCGGCGGGCTTCGGGGTGGCGATGTGCGCCCTGGTGCTCGGCGGCGGCATCCAGCAGGGCCAACCGCTGGTCGTGACCCTGCTGATGTGCATCGCGGCCGGCCTCGCGCTCGGCCTCATCAACGGGTTGCTCGTCTCGGTCCTCGCGATGCCCCCGTTCATCGCGACGCTCGCGACCATGGCGGCCGTGCAGGGCATCGTGCTGCTGCTCGGCAAGCAGGGCACGGTGATCATCAACGACCCGGTGCTGTCCGGGCTCGGCAGCGTCCGACCCCTCGGCATCCCGCTGCTGGTGATCGTCGCGGCGTTGATCGCGGTGGCCGTCGCCGCCCTGGCCCGCTGGTCCCGGTTCGGGCTCTACACCTACGGGCTCGGGTCGAACAAGCACGCGATGGCCGCACGGGGCGCCCCGGTGCTCAGCCAGACCCTGCTCGTCTACCTGTTCGGGGGCCTGATGGTCGCGCTGACGGCGATCCTGCTGGTCGCCAAGGTGCAGATCGTCGACACCAACATCGCCAACACCAACCTGCTGCTCGACGCCTTCGCGGCGACCATCATCGGCGGCACCAGCCTCTTCGGAGGCAAGGGCTCCGTCATCGGCACCATCACGGGCGCCGTCATCATCTCGCTGATCTCGACGAGCCTCGTCGTGCTCGGCGTCAGCGCGGAGAGCGTCAACTTCTTCAAGGGCGTCACCATCGTCGGCGCCGTGATGATCGACGCCGCCATCCGCTTCCTCGACAAGCGCGAAAGCGCCTGA